TCACTCAGGACAGTACAGCAGGTCCCATCAGCTTCCATGAATGGGCAGGAGACAACTGGGTCATCCTGTTTTCCCATCCCAAGGACTTTACGCCGGTCTGCACCACAGAGTTGGGTGAAGTTTCACGCCTCAAGCCGCAATTCGAGGCACGTAACACCAAAGCCATTGGCCTCTCGGTCGACCCTATCGAGGACCACCATGCCTGGGCAGGTGATATCGAAGACACCCAGGGGCATGGGCTCAACTTTCCACTGTTGGCGGATGGCGACCGCAAGGTCAGTGATCTCTATGGCATGATTCATCCCAATGCCAATGACACCCTGACAGTACGTAGCGTCTACATCATCGACCCAGCGAAAAAGGTTCGACTGACACTGACCTATCCGGCCAGTACCGGACGCAACTTTGCCGAAATCCTGCGTGTTCTCGATAGCCTCCAACTGACCGATAACCACAAGGTGGCCACGCCGGTGAACTGGCAGGATGGTGATCGCTGCATCATTGTGCCCGCGGTCAGCAACGAGGAAGCCACCAACATGTTTCCCGATGGCTGGGATGAGGTTCGCCCCTATCTGCGCTACGTGAAGCAGCCAAATCACTCCTGATGGCTTCCCGTCCACGACAACTCAGGCACTTGTTGCCTGAGTTGCCTGGCCTGATGTTCCGGGCCGGGTATACGGACTGAGCTGTTGCTGGGGCTACAGGTTGCAACAGGATCGTCACCGTTTCGTCACGGCGCTTGAATACAGCAACGCCTAAAGTAGCCAGCAGCTATCTCCAACAAGCAACATCTCGACGAGAAAGGCCTCCACAGCAAACGTCTCCACTGAAAGGTCCGGGTCCATGACAGTCACCAGCCAGCTCCGCCGGTATCGACTCACCAGCCTTGCCCTGAGTGTTACGCTCGCGCTTGCCGCCATCAGCCTGGTAGCACTCTGGCCCACCGGCCAACATACCCTCCTGCTGCTGAGCCTGACACTGCCTTGTCTGGCGACCTGGCAAAGTACTGGCTCCAGCTCCACAGCGGAGAAACACCGTTACTCCGGTCTCGCCGAAACCATCAACCATCTCACATTGGCAGGCCTTGGCACCTTCATCGTGCTGCAGCTACTCCATTAGACCCTGTCTCGAAAGTCGGTGAGTGGTAGTCAGACAAGGCAGGAATCAGTGAAAAGGTGAAGTTTACCAGGAGTAAATAAGCGCCTTGCAGCGGGTTTCAACGCCGTATGGGTGAGCGTGGACACTTCTCAGGCAGCACCTGGCCGGCCTTTACAGACCCCAACAAAGCAGGGATAGTGCCTCTCAACAACACCGCCCCAATGGTCAGCCAGCTGAGCCTCCCCGGCCTGTCGGCAACTTCTTGAAAGGCGGCGGAGGGCGTCGCGCTACCCACTTGCGGTCTTTCAGCACGCCTCCGCCCGGAGGCACTGAATGTCATCCAGCAATATGCATACAAGTCTTTCCCCTCAAGACAGCGCGATGCGCCTTGAGCAACTGCGTCACACCACGCCCTTGATCCACAACATCACCAACTATGTCGCCATGAACAGCATGGCCAATATCCTGTTGGCGCTGGGTGCATCGCCAGCGATGGTCCATGCACGCGAGGAAGTCGCCGAGTTCGCCAGCATTGCCCACGCCTTGACCATCAATATCGGGACCTTGTCAGCGGATTGGTTGGAAGCCATGCAACAGGCCGCACGAAGCGCCACACAGCACGGCAAGCCCTGGGTATTTGACCCAGTGGCAGTCGGCGCCACTCAGTATCGCCAGCAAGCTGGACGCCTACTGATTGCTGAGCGGCCCAGTGTCATTCGCGGCAATGCCTCGGAAATTCTCGCCCTGGCGCAGCAGGCAAGTACGGGGCGCGGTGTCGATTCGACCGCCGCCAGCGACGCGGCTCGTGATGCCGCCAGCGAGTTGGCGCGCGCGACTGGCGCCGTGGTCGCCGTGACGGGTGAGATCGACCTGGTGACCGATGGCAAACGCCTGGCACGGATCCACGGCGGACACCCAATGATGCCTCGCGTCACCACTCTTGGTTGCAGCCTGACGGGTGTGGTTGCCGCCTTCATTGCCACATCCGAGGATACGTTCCTCGCTACCTGCGCGGCTCTGGCCTGCTATGCCGAAGCCGGCCGTATTGCCGGGGCCGCATCCAGTGGTCCCGGTAGCTTTTCCAGCGCTTTTCTCGATGCTCTCTACCAGCTCGATGCCGGTTCCCTGCCCCCCGTGGAGATTACCCATGTCGAATGAACGCCACTTTCACCCAAGGCAATTGAGCGTATACCTGGTCACTGATCCGGGGCTCTGTGAAAGCTACGGACTGGAACGCACGGTCATGGATGCCGTACAGGGTGGCGCAACCTTGATACAGCTACGCGATAAACATGCTCCCGATAGCGAGTTGATCGACATCGCAACCCGCCTCAAGTCGGTCATGGCGGAGTCCGGCGTGCCGTTGGTGATCAATGATCGCGTCGCCGTCGCCGAGGCCAGTGGTGCCGATGGCGTGCATCTGGGGCAGGATGACGGAGATGTGGCCGACGCCCGCCGGCGCCTTGGCAATACAGCGATCATCGGTCTCTCCGTGCAGAACGTGGAGCAACTGCACACACTCGACACCACATCGCTCGACTATCTCGGTCTGGGTCCAGTGTTCGCCACCGCCACCAAGAGCGATCACGCAGCACCGCTGGGGTTCGAAGGACTCGCCCGACTGATTGCCGCCAGCCCGCTACCCAACGTCGCCATCGGCGGACTCAAGGCCGAACACGCCGCACAGATCCGCCAGGCGGGTGCCGATGGCATCGCCATCATCTCAGCCATCTGTGGCCAACCCGATCCGAAAGCGGCAACGCAGGAATTGGTTAGGGAGTGGGAAAGGTCGTAAGGAAAAAGAAGGAAGAAGGTGCTATGCCCCCGATTTTGTAGACACCTCCCTTTACAGGATGAGGAGAGGTGTCATGCTTCTACGTACACGTCGTCGGTATACGCCTGAATTCAAGCAGCATGTGGTTCAGTGCTCTCTGGAATCGGCGGATTCCCAAGCGGTCATTGCTGCCAGGTTCGACGTACCTACCAGTGTCCTTGAACGGTGGAGGAGAGAGCACGTGTCGACTCATGAGAAGGATCAGAAGCCACTGCCCAACCGGGGAGCCTCGAAGAGCCTGGCTGACCTCGAACGCGAGAACCGCCAGCTCCGCAAGCAGTTGGCACGCAAGGAGCTGGAGGTAGAGATCCTAAAAAAGGCCGAAGAGTACTTTGCCAAGGGCATGAAGTAAGGTTCCGCTTCATCCAGCGTTTTCATGGTGATCAATATCCGGTCGCCATGATGTGCAAAGTACTCGGAGTGTCTCGATCCGGCTTCTATCGCTGGGCGTCCAGGACGCCATCGAAGCGCTGCCAGGCCAATCAAGCACTGTCGATGTTTCTGCATCAGGAAGCTGAGCAGCAGCATGGGATTCCCGGCTACCGCAAGCTCTGGTATTCCGCAGTGCAGTCAGGCTTCATCTGCAGCCAGAACCGAGTCCAACGACTGCTTCAGCGCATGGGATATCGCTCTGTGACAGCTCCTCGCCCTGGTTGGCGCAAACCAAAGCCCGGTATCCCGGTACGCCCCAATCTGCTCAACAGAGGCTTCTGTGTCGACGAGCCTGACCGTGTCTGGGTATCGGACATCACTCAGGTTCGGTGTCAGGAAGGCTGGCTCTACATTGCTACGGTCATGGACCTGTACTCGCGTCGCGTGGTCGGTCATGCCTGCAGCCCTCAGGTGGATGCCACCCTGGTGAAAGAAGCTGTAGTGGAGGCGCTGAGCTGGCGGTCGATCACTGAGGGAGACAGCCTGTTCCACTCAGATCAGGGAGCTCAGTATCGCAGTGAGGACGTGCTGAAAACACTGAATGGGGCCGGCTTTACGATCAGCATGTCTCGGCGAGGGAACTGTTGGGACAACGCCTGTGCAGAGAGTTTCTTTTCTCTGATGAAGCGGGAGTGGCTGCATCATCTGGGGCTGGTGACGCGTGAGGAAATGAAGAAGGCGGTGAAATACTACATTGAAGAGTACTACGATGGAGTCCGCGCTCACGAGACCCTGGGCGGATTAACCCCCAGGGACTACGAGTTGGCGGCCTAAACCGAGGTGTCTACTTTTTCAGGGGCACACCAAAGGAAGAACCTTCCCTCTTCCTTCTTCCCTCTGCCCTCTGTCTTCTGTCTTCTGTCCTCTGTCCTCTTTCTAAGCCGTCGGCCGCCTCTTCAGCGATGTCCGCCCTTCCTGGTAGGCGATCAGCAGGCCGCTGCCGATAATCATGGTGCCGCCCAGCAATACCCAGATGTCCGGGATTTCTCCCCAGAATATCCAGCCGAGCAACACCGCCCATACCATCGCGGTGTAATCAAAGGGTGCAGCTATCGCTGCCGGTGCGTAGCGGAAGGCCTGGGTGATACAGGCGGTGGCGCCTACACCGAAAACGCCGGATACCAGAAACGCCGGCCAATGCCAGGGCTCCGGAGTTGTCCACACCAGCGGTAAACACAGTGCGGCAAGGATGAACGGCACCAGGTTCATATAGAAGACCATCGCCCATAGCTGCTCTCGCCCGCCGTAGCGCCTCGCCGTAATCATCATCAGTGCATAGAAGACCGCTGCACCCAGCATCGCCAGTGCGCCGAGGGAAATACCATCCGAACCGGGTCGCACCACCACCAGTACTCCGGCAAAGCCCAGTAATGACGCACCCAATACCGGCAGGCTGACCTTCTCACCCAGCAGAGGAACCGACAGCAAGGTGACGAACAAGGGCGCCGCGAACGCAATCGCAGTGCCCTCGGCCAGCGGCATCAAGGTCAGGCCGAGGATGAAACACCCCATACAGCCGGCATAGATCAAGCCACGCACCAGGTGCACGCCCGGCCGTCGGGTGCCGAGTAGGCGTAGACCACCCCCGAAATGGGCAAGGAGCATGATCAATGGCAGTGATACCAGAGTGCGAAAGAAGATGATCTGCAACGGTGAATGCACAGCCCCCAACCACTTGGAAATTGCATCACCCAGAGCCAGACACAGCACCCCGAGACACATGAAGGCAATTCCCTTGATTGATGACGACATCCTTCCCTCCATGAAAGTATCGGTAGCCTGCAAACAAACCCAAGCGCTCAACACCAGGGGGATTCAACAGGCAAGGCAAGCAACAACCATTCGAGATAGAGCGTATAACCATAGCGATGTGGCAACGGACAAGTTTCCAGGGTCTCTAACGAAAATGCCCGCCAGAGGCGGGCATTCGAGGCTGCTGGAAAGCCTACATACCGGGAACCACCATGCAGTCCATGCCTTGCTGAACCAGTGATTGGCAGGCGGTGCGCGCCTGACTCTCCTGTAGATCAACAAGGCGGGCCCGATAAACTCCAGCACTATCGACACGGGCAACGGCCACACGGGCGTCACCCAACTCATCGGCCAACCGATCGGCCGCACGAGCTGCCTGGCTCCGCGCATGGTCCTCACTACTGAAAGCCCCGACCTGAACACCCCACTCACCGCTACCACTGGATGCTACAGCGGTTGGCGCAGGCGAAGCTGCTGGCGTAGGAGCTGATACAGGGGCTGGAGCAGAGGTTTGAGAAGAGGCCACCGCAGGCACCGACGCAGAAACCGGCACCGGAGAGGAAGCCAGATTGGACAGAGGATCTCTGGCCGAACTGCCGCCACTGGAACCTACCGGCGAGGAGCTGATGTCACGCACGGCGGGTGTCGTCGACGCCACCTGTGAAGGCGCCGGGGCAATCACTGACTCCACTCGAGACGGCTGCACGGCCGCCGGGGACACCGGTACAGGTGCTGTCCTCGCCACCTGAATGGTCGGCGAGCGGGCCGGCGCCGACATCATGCCCGGCTGCGGCTGCATCAACAGGCCACCGGAAATACTGGTATCGGCGAGGAATCCCTGACTATTGGTCAGCGAAGCACGCAGGAAACCGCGATCCAGCACACTGGCCATCTGCTCATCGCGCGAAGCGGCGGTATAGCCACCCATGACCACCGCCACCATACGTCGACCATTGCGTACCGCAGAGGTTGCGACGTTGAAACCGGAGGCTCGGATAAAGCCGGTCTTGAGACCATCAGCGCCAGCATAGTTATCCAGCAGACGGTTATGACCCGTATGCCGCGTACCCCGCCAGGTAAATTCAGTCAGGCTAAAATAGTGATAATACTGAGGAAAGTCCTGAATCATGCGCTGCGCCAGGATCGCCATATCACGCGCGGTTGTCATCTGACCTGAGTCCGGCAGGCCCGAAGCGTTACGGAAGGTCGTATGCTCCATGCCCAACTCACGAGCCTTGCGAGTCATCATCTGGGCGAAGCCCGACTCCGTGCCGCCCAGCGCTTCTGCCACTACCACAGCAACGTCATTGGCGGAACGTACGACCAGCGACTCGATCGCCTTCTCCACTGGAATGGTATTCCCCGCCTTGAGCCACAACTTGGTGGCCGGCATCGATGCCGCATGAGAAGACACCGCCAGCGGATGACCAAGGCTCATTGAGCGACCGTCCAGTGCCTCGAACAGCAGATAGAGGGTCATCATCTTGGTCAAGGAGGCAGGATATCGGGGCTCGTCGGCATTCTCGGCGTAGAGAATCTCCTGGGTTTCACTATCGACCACGATTCCCGCATAACGCGGATTGCCGGCCCAGACCACATTGGTCATCAGGCTCGACACCAGCAATAGTACGATTGTTATAGATGAACTACGCCAGATGCTGCGAGCAGACCCCATCATTTCTTCCCCAGCGTTTACCAATG
This Halomonas huangheensis DNA region includes the following protein-coding sequences:
- a CDS encoding peroxiredoxin, translating into MTLRLGDTAPDFTQDSTAGPISFHEWAGDNWVILFSHPKDFTPVCTTELGEVSRLKPQFEARNTKAIGLSVDPIEDHHAWAGDIEDTQGHGLNFPLLADGDRKVSDLYGMIHPNANDTLTVRSVYIIDPAKKVRLTLTYPASTGRNFAEILRVLDSLQLTDNHKVATPVNWQDGDRCIIVPAVSNEEATNMFPDGWDEVRPYLRYVKQPNHS
- the thiM gene encoding hydroxyethylthiazole kinase, encoding MSSSNMHTSLSPQDSAMRLEQLRHTTPLIHNITNYVAMNSMANILLALGASPAMVHAREEVAEFASIAHALTINIGTLSADWLEAMQQAARSATQHGKPWVFDPVAVGATQYRQQAGRLLIAERPSVIRGNASEILALAQQASTGRGVDSTAASDAARDAASELARATGAVVAVTGEIDLVTDGKRLARIHGGHPMMPRVTTLGCSLTGVVAAFIATSEDTFLATCAALACYAEAGRIAGAASSGPGSFSSAFLDALYQLDAGSLPPVEITHVE
- the thiE gene encoding thiamine phosphate synthase; this translates as MSNERHFHPRQLSVYLVTDPGLCESYGLERTVMDAVQGGATLIQLRDKHAPDSELIDIATRLKSVMAESGVPLVINDRVAVAEASGADGVHLGQDDGDVADARRRLGNTAIIGLSVQNVEQLHTLDTTSLDYLGLGPVFATATKSDHAAPLGFEGLARLIAASPLPNVAIGGLKAEHAAQIRQAGADGIAIISAICGQPDPKAATQELVREWERS
- a CDS encoding transposase, with product MLLRTRRRYTPEFKQHVVQCSLESADSQAVIAARFDVPTSVLERWRREHVSTHEKDQKPLPNRGASKSLADLERENRQLRKQLARKELEVEILKKAEEYFAKGMK
- a CDS encoding IS3 family transposase translates to MQRFHGDQYPVAMMCKVLGVSRSGFYRWASRTPSKRCQANQALSMFLHQEAEQQHGIPGYRKLWYSAVQSGFICSQNRVQRLLQRMGYRSVTAPRPGWRKPKPGIPVRPNLLNRGFCVDEPDRVWVSDITQVRCQEGWLYIATVMDLYSRRVVGHACSPQVDATLVKEAVVEALSWRSITEGDSLFHSDQGAQYRSEDVLKTLNGAGFTISMSRRGNCWDNACAESFFSLMKREWLHHLGLVTREEMKKAVKYYIEEYYDGVRAHETLGGLTPRDYELAA
- a CDS encoding DMT family transporter, which gives rise to MSSSIKGIAFMCLGVLCLALGDAISKWLGAVHSPLQIIFFRTLVSLPLIMLLAHFGGGLRLLGTRRPGVHLVRGLIYAGCMGCFILGLTLMPLAEGTAIAFAAPLFVTLLSVPLLGEKVSLPVLGASLLGFAGVLVVVRPGSDGISLGALAMLGAAVFYALMMITARRYGGREQLWAMVFYMNLVPFILAALCLPLVWTTPEPWHWPAFLVSGVFGVGATACITQAFRYAPAAIAAPFDYTAMVWAVLLGWIFWGEIPDIWVLLGGTMIIGSGLLIAYQEGRTSLKRRPTA
- a CDS encoding D-alanyl-D-alanine carboxypeptidase codes for the protein MTNVVWAGNPRYAGIVVDSETQEILYAENADEPRYPASLTKMMTLYLLFEALDGRSMSLGHPLAVSSHAASMPATKLWLKAGNTIPVEKAIESLVVRSANDVAVVVAEALGGTESGFAQMMTRKARELGMEHTTFRNASGLPDSGQMTTARDMAILAQRMIQDFPQYYHYFSLTEFTWRGTRHTGHNRLLDNYAGADGLKTGFIRASGFNVATSAVRNGRRMVAVVMGGYTAASRDEQMASVLDRGFLRASLTNSQGFLADTSISGGLLMQPQPGMMSAPARSPTIQVARTAPVPVSPAAVQPSRVESVIAPAPSQVASTTPAVRDISSSPVGSSGGSSARDPLSNLASSPVPVSASVPAVASSQTSAPAPVSAPTPAASPAPTAVASSGSGEWGVQVGAFSSEDHARSQAARAADRLADELGDARVAVARVDSAGVYRARLVDLQESQARTACQSLVQQGMDCMVVPGM